Below is a genomic region from Paenibacillus pabuli.
TTGGACGTACGGTAGCTGCTATTCTGGAGAACTATCAACAAGAAGACGGGACTGTAGTTATTCCCGAAGCATTGCGTCCTTACATGGGTGGAATTAGTGTAATCACACGTCGTTCCTAATATAGAGAACATAGTTTTATATTATGATTAACCAAACAAAAATGGCCCGTCATTCATTTATGACGGGTTTTTTATTCTAAAGCTTGCTTTTTTAACTGTAGATGTGGTATGATCTATTTCGTGGCAAGTTTATAAAACTTCAAATTTTGGAGAGGTACCGAAGCGGTCATAACGGGGCGGTCTTGAAAACCGTTAGGGTGCAAGCCCACGTGGGTTCGAATCCCACCCTCTCCGCCATAACTACACTTATAACAAGGATTCGAGCGATAAGCTCGGGTCCTTTTTTGCATATACATTTCCACAGTCCAGGTATCTGCCTTCGGTTGGTTTATTCTTGGCATCAACACTCGGTTATTCGAGTCCATTTTAATGTATAAAAACATCTTTTTCGCCGCACTTTATAGGAGTGGAGGTGGTTAGATGAACCGCGAGTTAAATATAGATCAGACAGAGCTTGTAGGCGCATGGCAAGAGCGACTGCCGGAAGTGCTGAATGTCGGTGATCAGGCTCAGGTAATGGCAGATGAAGCTGATCAAAAGGCTATTCGCATTCATATCGCGACTGCAGGACACCAAATGTACTCATTCGATTTCAAATGTGCGTATGTGGACTCCCGTGAGGTCAGTGTACAACTGATTGACGTAGAACGGGATGGACAGACGACAGATGAGCGTACAGAACCCATCCAGGAACTGGCTCAGGATTATACACGGCATATTCATGAATGCGCCCAGTCGTTACAGTCCAAGACAAGAACATAGCTCCAATTGAGGGAGGGATTCGAGTGAGCAAGGCCAAAGCAGGGATCGATAAAAATTTGCAGAATGTTGTTGCTGATCTGGAGCAGCCAGCTGTAAACAGCCATCATGCACAGCAAATTCAGCAAGATACAAATGATCGTCGTCATCAGGATTCACTGAATCATGACAAAACGGAAGATATGGACCCATCCCATTCCTAAAATCATGAAGAGGGGGTAACAGCATGAGCAAGCCAAAAGCGATACCTGTACCGGAAGTTCAAGCTGCTGAGCAACATCGTCGTCCGGAAAAGCACTCATCTGGACAGGAACCGTTGTCCGGGTCAAAAAAAGTGAAAAACCAGAATCATGTGGATCA
It encodes:
- a CDS encoding small acid-soluble spore protein P, whose amino-acid sequence is MSKPKAIPVPEVQAAEQHRRPEKHSSGQEPLSGSKKVKNQNHVDHNNPQG